One genomic window of Saprospiraceae bacterium includes the following:
- a CDS encoding GMC family oxidoreductase, protein MIPILNLRAYTAWDPLDGLSNVKRTILHMIVCSCITVSMIILIDSVFHIVFFKSLCWQIAEVFMFGVLYALIIINTRKSSSIFHFLIILVPLYIGDLYLETHYMRSFDERAIWNYYHGSFIYNFEQVPLRFLITLSFDGLLMGPLCLWISRMIASFMVSRTGTHYDENYHRLFNEERTKDIPIALPKRVQLWQSGGTKNFLSKIDFDFWILRILGIFFLIYLGILLVGSVGTVSMASADLIWPEQLAKLITDTYANAFHQTHTIGKISNFILLAMTAAFHTGIRYLALRIFMLGNLVAAICSFYLYYFSSGEEFLFQSGIADSLVTLLSFILYLRSKKDFDKKFVEQKYKSKDATIAERLLMYSYLFVSIVFVVLMILLVGGFLLGAFQEGFFEKWFALIRLPEAMLLNSITFAFTSAMLAYYCYRYKAARSILTHNLTDPILYSTIAAGIWSVFFYVNSLEDPAYLKIYLLIFSLLGIKMIWLIRKARSLYYNMDFQITCLHPSEADTAQAAVTTIYGLDNVNALSAVRKIDNFIANIKGRKRGLINFPFFILENILCSLMALRPRFSSMGLDERAYFLQKYILRKPADVGKAFIPAFANVANKIGISIKAITSLSFLSTTEGRAFVEYIEPERRDRYATDTQFSPAPFDIVPKLPENETDPLNFRPTETIPQKTLQAKRISTSAGENNFKDNYDYIIIGSGAAGAVMAYRLASDEKIDPQRILVVERGSRLSRHTEMNDDEMEMLASLYKEGGLQQTKKFDMVVLQGETLGGTTVINNAVCLQIPDEMKLSWQKDYGLSLENIQLHYDKIRAEINIHPIDTNAINQKVRAKFMDGVHAFNAKNENVLSMIDPLEVNARFEDGDGLWNLGNKRGKKLSMDETYIPWAERKGVDILTNANALKFITGSEDGSNLGNRSAKSVLIQLQDGTVEIKINKKLVICGGCIASTHFIMRSTEDRFKNDAVGKNLACNYAFPFAFEFEDELKAYDGTQITLGALHKTKQYVFETYFNPPAAFAITLPFNFETHRDVLKHYKYYLNFGILLGSSNVGRIDKKYDPITGRAFEFDLSSSDDLKRIKAAMRNMIELGKCAGAKSVIIPFNPGMRIEFSDEASYHKFLNDFDDYELRQADLILSTAHPQGGNSMIGKSSLQGVVGTDFRLNGFENVYVADASIFPSSIGVNPQWTIMALSSIASEYVRKEI, encoded by the coding sequence ATGATACCAATTTTAAATTTGAGAGCTTACACGGCTTGGGATCCATTAGATGGACTATCTAATGTTAAGAGAACTATACTGCATATGATTGTTTGCAGCTGCATAACGGTAAGTATGATTATTTTGATAGATTCCGTTTTTCATATTGTTTTTTTTAAAAGCCTGTGCTGGCAAATTGCGGAAGTATTTATGTTTGGAGTGTTATATGCCTTGATCATCATTAACACCAGGAAATCAAGTTCAATATTTCATTTCTTGATAATACTCGTTCCGCTCTACATTGGAGATCTTTATTTGGAAACTCATTACATGAGGAGTTTTGATGAAAGAGCAATTTGGAATTATTACCACGGGAGTTTTATATATAATTTTGAACAGGTACCCTTGCGATTTTTAATAACGTTATCATTCGATGGATTACTCATGGGGCCGCTATGTTTATGGATATCTCGTATGATAGCTTCATTTATGGTATCAAGGACCGGGACCCATTACGACGAAAATTATCACCGGTTATTTAATGAAGAGCGCACTAAGGACATCCCGATAGCATTGCCAAAGCGCGTTCAATTGTGGCAATCAGGTGGCACAAAGAATTTTTTATCAAAGATTGATTTTGATTTTTGGATCTTGAGAATTCTGGGTATTTTTTTTCTAATTTATCTGGGAATCCTTCTGGTCGGTTCGGTGGGTACTGTTTCAATGGCAAGTGCGGACCTGATTTGGCCAGAACAATTGGCAAAATTGATTACAGATACCTATGCCAATGCATTCCATCAAACGCATACCATTGGTAAAATCAGCAATTTTATTTTGCTGGCCATGACGGCAGCTTTTCATACAGGAATTCGATATTTAGCCTTGCGTATATTTATGTTGGGCAATCTAGTAGCAGCCATTTGCTCCTTTTACTTATATTACTTTAGTAGTGGTGAAGAATTTTTATTTCAATCGGGAATTGCGGATAGCCTTGTCACGCTCTTGAGTTTTATTCTCTATTTGCGCAGTAAGAAAGATTTTGACAAGAAATTTGTGGAGCAGAAGTACAAATCCAAAGATGCAACCATCGCGGAGCGGTTGTTAATGTATAGCTATTTATTTGTCAGCATCGTCTTTGTTGTTTTAATGATATTATTGGTTGGAGGATTTTTATTGGGAGCATTTCAGGAAGGCTTTTTTGAAAAATGGTTTGCGCTTATCCGCTTACCTGAAGCTATGTTATTGAATTCCATCACCTTTGCATTTACTTCTGCTATGTTAGCTTATTATTGTTATCGCTATAAGGCTGCAAGGAGTATTCTGACACATAATCTCACGGACCCGATACTTTACAGCACGATTGCAGCAGGTATATGGTCTGTATTTTTTTATGTAAATTCTTTAGAAGATCCTGCATATTTAAAGATATATCTTTTGATCTTTAGTTTATTGGGGATTAAGATGATTTGGCTCATTCGCAAGGCCAGGAGTTTATATTACAATATGGATTTTCAAATAACATGTCTGCATCCATCCGAAGCAGACACTGCTCAAGCAGCCGTGACAACTATTTATGGTTTGGATAATGTCAATGCACTATCTGCAGTAAGAAAAATTGACAATTTTATTGCAAATATCAAAGGACGAAAACGTGGACTCATCAACTTTCCATTTTTTATTTTGGAAAATATTTTGTGTTCACTAATGGCATTGCGCCCAAGATTTTCTTCGATGGGATTAGATGAGCGAGCTTATTTTTTACAAAAATACATTTTGAGAAAACCTGCTGATGTAGGAAAAGCATTTATTCCGGCATTTGCAAACGTGGCCAATAAAATTGGAATTTCTATCAAAGCCATAACGTCCCTATCTTTTTTGTCGACAACTGAAGGCAGGGCTTTTGTAGAATATATTGAGCCGGAACGGCGGGACAGATATGCGACAGATACTCAGTTTTCTCCCGCTCCATTTGATATAGTTCCCAAGCTCCCTGAAAATGAAACGGATCCTTTAAACTTTCGCCCAACGGAAACGATCCCACAGAAAACACTTCAGGCAAAGCGAATCAGTACATCTGCAGGTGAAAATAATTTTAAAGACAATTATGATTATATCATTATTGGATCCGGAGCGGCAGGAGCGGTTATGGCATATCGGCTTGCTTCTGATGAAAAAATTGATCCACAAAGAATTTTAGTAGTAGAAAGAGGAAGTCGGCTTTCGAGACATACAGAAATGAATGACGATGAAATGGAAATGCTGGCAAGCTTGTATAAAGAAGGAGGATTGCAGCAGACCAAGAAATTTGATATGGTAGTGCTGCAAGGAGAAACTTTAGGAGGAACAACAGTCATCAATAATGCGGTGTGTTTGCAGATACCCGATGAGATGAAACTAAGCTGGCAAAAGGATTATGGTTTGTCACTAGAAAATATCCAATTGCATTACGATAAGATTAGGGCAGAAATCAACATACATCCAATTGACACAAATGCCATCAATCAAAAGGTAAGAGCCAAATTTATGGATGGAGTCCATGCATTCAATGCAAAAAATGAAAATGTCTTATCCATGATAGACCCGCTCGAAGTTAATGCCCGATTTGAAGACGGAGACGGATTATGGAACCTCGGCAATAAAAGAGGAAAGAAACTTTCGATGGATGAAACCTATATACCTTGGGCTGAGCGCAAAGGCGTTGACATTCTCACCAATGCAAATGCTTTAAAATTTATCACGGGCTCAGAAGATGGTTCAAATCTTGGAAACAGGAGCGCAAAAAGCGTCTTGATTCAACTTCAGGATGGAACCGTGGAAATTAAAATTAATAAAAAACTGGTGATTTGTGGCGGTTGCATTGCATCGACACATTTTATTATGAGAAGCACAGAAGACCGTTTTAAAAATGATGCGGTAGGTAAAAATCTCGCGTGCAATTACGCCTTTCCATTTGCATTTGAATTTGAGGATGAACTGAAGGCTTACGACGGTACGCAAATAACTTTAGGGGCATTGCACAAAACAAAACAATATGTTTTTGAAACTTATTTTAATCCGCCAGCTGCTTTTGCCATTACACTACCCTTTAATTTTGAAACGCACAGAGATGTTTTGAAGCATTATAAATATTATTTAAATTTTGGGATATTATTAGGATCTTCTAACGTAGGGCGCATCGATAAGAAATATGACCCTATCACAGGTCGTGCATTTGAGTTTGATTTAAGTTCTTCAGATGATCTGAAACGAATTAAAGCAGCTATGAGAAATATGATTGAGCTAGGAAAATGTGCTGGTGCGAAATCGGTCATAATTCCATTCAATCCCGGAATGCGAATTGAATTCTCCGATGAAGCAAGTTATCATAAGTTTTTAAATGATTTTGATGACTATGAACTCAGACAAGCAGACCTTATATTAAGTACTGCACATCCACAAGGTGGAAATTCGATGATAGGCAAAAGCTCATTACAAGGTGTTGTTGGTACAGATTTTCGTTTGAATGGATTTGAGAATGTATATGTAGCTGATGCTTCCATTTTTCCATCCAGTATAGGAGTTAATCCGCAGTGGACGATTATGGCATTGAGTTCAATTGCTTCAGAATACGTACGAAAGGAAATTTGA
- a CDS encoding N-acetylmuramoyl-L-alanine amidase, with amino-acid sequence MLAITERLLNNYNRPGRSLKELRAIIVHWTANTNRGANAMANRNYFNSSDYIRVNGNIIYASAHYVVDDQTIVKCLPDHEVGYHVGSRRPYKPLVHDTLGIAVGDSPNNYTIGIEMCVNSDGDFSRTRQHTIELTQHLLKLHQMNITQVHRHFDITGKDCPKMMLDDLIWQQFLREIESYNQPAGNLKVNVSELNVRAGAGTNFPIKRKLMNGEFVNKIGQDGLWYKIGTDEWIHSNYVIVM; translated from the coding sequence ATGCTAGCAATAACGGAACGATTATTAAATAATTACAACAGGCCCGGAAGAAGTCTTAAAGAATTGAGGGCTATTATAGTTCATTGGACTGCGAATACCAACCGGGGAGCCAATGCGATGGCCAACAGAAATTATTTCAACAGCAGCGATTATATCAGGGTGAATGGCAATATCATATATGCCTCCGCACATTATGTTGTAGATGATCAAACAATTGTAAAATGTTTGCCCGATCATGAAGTGGGATATCACGTCGGCTCTCGAAGGCCATACAAGCCTTTGGTTCACGATACCCTGGGAATAGCTGTTGGCGATTCACCAAATAATTATACCATTGGAATAGAAATGTGCGTGAATTCGGATGGAGATTTTTCAAGAACAAGGCAGCACACCATTGAATTGACGCAGCATTTGCTCAAATTACATCAAATGAATATAACTCAGGTGCACAGGCACTTTGATATTACCGGAAAAGATTGTCCTAAAATGATGTTGGATGATTTGATATGGCAGCAATTTCTAAGGGAGATTGAATCCTATAATCAGCCTGCAGGTAATTTGAAAGTAAATGTGTCAGAATTGAATGTGCGTGCCGGAGCAGGAACGAATTTTCCCATCAAAAGGAAATTGATGAATGGAGAATTCGTCAATAAAATTGGACAGGACGGCTTATGGTATAAAATTGGAACGGATGAGTGGATTCATTCGAATTACGTGATTGTGATGTGA